From the genome of Erythrobacter litoralis, one region includes:
- a CDS encoding aspartyl protease family protein: MRTILFLGGIAALPVPVAAQESAPQQNVEIDPVALCPSEKSEQEPTKQQNRSIEVTVLHTPKRVNPLRYDLSDGLIYAEVLVNRQAVRGIFDTGADSTYVDTGLIERLGGTLTETRSRGQTGSNVFDVRLACETSFTIPGQITLTGDLPATDLSGISEKLGRQVGVIIGSNILSRVSWMVNPDESVGVLVPDGDLTFNSGEPDSVPVDNGRIEATINGRPATLLFDTGFNGSLALSPERWDDYISADAEIARQRAADATGAVQEKRATSGVALSVGSVTAEVEVSESKLVHQGVDGLLGYGFFSRMTFVFQPDEGVLYFSKPKQEGAGRD; this comes from the coding sequence ATGCGAACAATACTTTTCCTCGGCGGGATCGCTGCGCTTCCCGTCCCTGTGGCGGCTCAGGAAAGCGCGCCGCAGCAAAACGTGGAAATAGATCCGGTAGCGCTCTGCCCCAGCGAAAAGTCCGAACAAGAACCCACGAAGCAGCAAAATCGCTCGATCGAAGTTACGGTCCTTCATACCCCCAAGCGCGTGAATCCGCTGAGATACGATCTGTCCGACGGGCTGATCTATGCCGAAGTGCTGGTCAATAGGCAGGCCGTACGAGGCATCTTCGACACGGGAGCGGACAGCACCTATGTCGACACTGGGCTGATCGAGCGGCTCGGCGGGACCCTTACCGAAACGCGTTCACGAGGGCAGACAGGGAGCAACGTATTCGACGTGAGGCTGGCCTGTGAAACGAGCTTCACGATCCCGGGGCAGATTACCTTGACCGGCGATCTGCCCGCGACCGACCTCTCGGGAATCTCTGAAAAACTGGGGCGCCAGGTTGGCGTCATAATCGGCAGCAATATTCTCAGCCGGGTTTCATGGATGGTCAATCCCGATGAGAGTGTCGGGGTATTGGTGCCCGACGGAGACCTGACGTTCAACAGCGGCGAACCGGACAGCGTCCCGGTCGACAACGGAAGGATTGAAGCCACGATCAACGGCAGGCCCGCGACATTGTTGTTCGACACCGGCTTCAACGGCTCGCTCGCCCTCAGCCCCGAGCGTTGGGACGATTACATCTCGGCCGACGCCGAAATTGCCCGGCAGAGAGCGGCCGATGCTACCGGAGCGGTCCAAGAGAAGCGGGCTACTTCGGGCGTCGCGCTGTCCGTGGGCAGCGTCACGGCCGAGGTCGAGGTAAGCGAAAGCAAGCTGGTGCACCAAGGTGTGGATGGCCTGCTCGGCTACGGCTTCTTCAGCCGCATGACTTTCGTATTTCAGCCAGACGAAGGCGTACTCTACTTCTCGAAGCCGAAGCAGGAGGGCGCGGGCCGCGACTGA
- a CDS encoding ExbD/TolR family protein, whose protein sequence is MGMTGGQLDGEPMLDMNMTPLIDVLLVLLIMFIITIPIATHSVDIDLPQGDPPPSELDIDPVKNKLVLTAQDQILWNATPISQGQLVTTLAETTGMSPEPELQFEPEALASYEISAQVLRIIKQSGVTKFGFVGNEKYRQFGTGGPAAGGQQ, encoded by the coding sequence ATGGGTATGACCGGAGGCCAGCTCGACGGCGAACCGATGCTCGACATGAACATGACCCCGCTGATCGACGTGCTGCTCGTTCTGCTGATCATGTTCATCATCACCATCCCGATCGCCACGCACTCGGTCGACATCGACCTGCCGCAGGGCGATCCGCCGCCGAGCGAACTCGACATCGATCCGGTGAAGAACAAGCTGGTGCTGACCGCTCAGGACCAGATCCTGTGGAACGCCACCCCGATCAGCCAGGGCCAGCTCGTCACCACCCTCGCGGAGACGACCGGCATGAGCCCCGAGCCTGAACTGCAGTTCGAGCCCGAGGCGCTGGCGAGCTACGAGATCTCGGCCCAGGTGCTGCGGATCATCAAGCAGTCGGGCGTGACCAAGTTCGGCTTCGTCGGCAACGAGAAGTATCGCCAGTTCGGCACCGGCGGCCCCGCCGCGGGCGGCCAGCAGTAA
- a CDS encoding ExbD/TolR family protein, with amino-acid sequence MAISMGGGETPMSDINTTPLVDVMLVLLIIFLIAVPVAIQTIEKLEIPIFEATESKNKVENLLLTVSTTDAAGRSAGEPGFDGASRTGECRIYFNNITPVTSEELYDQAFTRLDRIVERAGGAEAIMQDPDAIPQVHIRGDVNAPWRCVAGTIYNVQAAGYPTVGFISNPVDPNG; translated from the coding sequence ATGGCGATTTCGATGGGAGGCGGGGAAACCCCGATGTCCGACATCAACACCACGCCGCTGGTGGACGTGATGCTGGTGCTCCTGATCATCTTCCTCATCGCGGTCCCGGTGGCGATCCAGACGATCGAGAAGCTGGAGATCCCGATCTTCGAGGCGACCGAATCGAAGAACAAGGTGGAAAACCTGCTGCTTACCGTCAGCACCACCGACGCGGCCGGCCGCAGCGCCGGCGAACCGGGCTTCGACGGCGCCTCGCGCACGGGTGAGTGCCGGATCTATTTCAACAACATCACCCCCGTCACCTCGGAAGAGCTCTACGACCAGGCCTTCACCCGGCTGGACCGGATCGTCGAACGCGCCGGCGGCGCCGAGGCGATCATGCAGGATCCCGATGCGATCCCGCAGGTCCATATCCGCGGCGATGTCAACGCGCCGTGGCGCTGCGTGGCGGGGACGATCTACAACGTGCAGGCGGCGGGCTATCCGACCGTGGGCTTCATCTCGAACCCGGTCGATCCCAACGGCTGA
- a CDS encoding MotA/TolQ/ExbB proton channel family protein — protein MNLYLLTAAAAEAPKNEFGFMKAMEEGGPVAWSILAVMVIMSVGSFYILFTKLFEQNKVMKQYKQVQTQFWRTSSLKEGAAKLEKNSAWRQIADDAIIAQEKHGKMTDSLEAHDYMHGSLQRSEDSINSSLAGGLPFLASVGATAPFIGLLGTVIGIYRALINIGIAGNASIDKVAGPVGEALIMTAIGLLVAVPAVLAFNWLQSRNRRIAELLNSFSTDILAYISSDGAVKPAAAPAASKQSGAKPAAKNAGTTATTAGGVKAGSK, from the coding sequence ATGAACCTTTACCTTCTCACGGCCGCAGCCGCCGAAGCGCCGAAAAACGAATTCGGCTTCATGAAAGCGATGGAAGAAGGCGGCCCCGTCGCCTGGTCGATCCTCGCGGTCATGGTCATCATGAGCGTGGGCTCGTTCTACATCCTGTTCACCAAGCTGTTCGAACAGAACAAGGTGATGAAGCAGTACAAGCAGGTCCAGACCCAGTTCTGGCGGACCTCCAGCCTCAAAGAAGGCGCTGCCAAGCTCGAGAAGAACAGCGCCTGGCGCCAGATCGCCGACGACGCGATCATCGCCCAGGAAAAGCACGGCAAGATGACCGACAGCCTCGAAGCGCATGACTACATGCACGGTTCGCTGCAGCGTTCGGAAGACTCGATCAATTCGAGCCTTGCCGGCGGCCTGCCGTTCCTCGCCTCGGTCGGTGCGACCGCACCGTTCATCGGCCTGCTCGGCACCGTGATCGGGATCTACCGCGCGCTCATCAACATCGGCATCGCCGGGAACGCCTCGATCGACAAGGTCGCAGGTCCCGTCGGCGAAGCGCTGATCATGACCGCGATCGGCCTGCTGGTCGCCGTGCCGGCGGTGCTCGCGTTCAACTGGCTGCAGTCGCGCAACCGCCGCATCGCTGAACTGCTGAACAGCTTCTCGACCGACATCCTCGCCTACATCTCCTCGGATGGCGCGGTGAAGCCGGCGGCCGCCCCGGCAGCCTCGAAGCAGTCGGGCGCCAAGCCCGCCGCCAAGAATGCCGGCACCACCGCCACCACGGCGGGCGGCGTGAAGGCAGGCTCGAAGTAA
- a CDS encoding energy transducer TonB, with amino-acid sequence MAYADQQMSGNKVVSIVIVALIHVAVGYLLISGLAISAAKKIIERVDTFNVEEPPPPPEEPDEPPPEQPQETAPPPPVAPPPPINIAPQPPQIQTQREIPPPSPPALVLPPPAPAAPPAPPPPPSQARGVQPRNQSRWVQRIIEDYPSRALRQEEEGTVGVRVTVGADGRVAACSVTSSSGSSILDDAACRSMQRYARFEPALNDAGNPISGNWSTRITYQIR; translated from the coding sequence ATGGCTTACGCTGACCAACAGATGAGTGGGAACAAGGTTGTTTCCATTGTTATCGTCGCGCTAATCCATGTGGCGGTCGGTTACCTGCTGATCTCTGGGCTTGCCATTTCGGCGGCCAAGAAGATCATCGAGCGGGTCGATACGTTCAACGTGGAAGAGCCGCCGCCCCCGCCGGAGGAGCCGGACGAACCGCCGCCCGAGCAGCCGCAGGAGACTGCGCCCCCGCCGCCGGTCGCCCCGCCGCCGCCGATCAATATCGCGCCGCAGCCGCCACAGATCCAGACGCAGCGGGAAATCCCGCCGCCATCGCCGCCGGCGTTGGTTCTGCCGCCGCCCGCGCCTGCCGCTCCGCCGGCCCCGCCGCCCCCGCCGTCGCAGGCGCGTGGTGTGCAGCCGCGCAACCAGAGCCGCTGGGTCCAGAGGATCATCGAGGACTATCCCTCGCGCGCCCTGCGCCAGGAGGAAGAAGGTACCGTGGGCGTTCGCGTAACGGTCGGAGCGGACGGGCGCGTCGCAGCCTGTTCAGTCACCTCCTCGAGCGGGTCGAGCATCCTTGACGATGCGGCCTGCCGTTCGATGCAGCGCTATGCGCGGTTCGAACCCGCACTCAACGATGCGGGGAACCCGATCAGCGGCAACTGGAGCACCCGGATCACCTATCAGATACGGTAA
- a CDS encoding homoserine dehydrogenase, protein MPDSHAADPLSIAPLRIAIAGLGTVGAGVIRLLETNRDLIAARAGRPIEVTAVSARDRAKDRGVDISPFAWEDDMTALAARNDVDVVVELVGGADGPALALSRAALKGGKGLVTANKAMVAHHGLALAEAAEAAGVALKFEAAVAGGIPVVKGIREGTSANALTKVYGILNGTCNYILSEMEETGADFAETLIEAQKLGYAEADPSFDIDGIDAAHKLAILAAIGFGARIDFDAVRVNGIRQVRAADIAQADALGFVIRLIGEADVEEGEGGPCLLQRVRPCLVAKNHPLAPVDGPTNAVVAEGNFSGRLLFQGAGAGDGPTASAVVADLIDIARSEVSAPFSIPVARLAALPPAEPGHRTERTYIRFTVNDRPGVLAEITAAMRDADVSIESLIQHGRSREGGEVLVAMVTHEGPERCVTRALELLEGSDSLTDPPLVLPILS, encoded by the coding sequence GTGCCCGACAGCCATGCCGCCGACCCGTTGAGTATCGCTCCGCTCAGAATCGCGATCGCCGGGCTCGGCACGGTCGGCGCTGGCGTGATCCGGCTGCTCGAGACCAATCGCGACCTGATCGCCGCGCGCGCCGGCCGCCCCATCGAGGTGACCGCGGTGAGCGCGCGGGACCGGGCGAAGGATCGGGGCGTCGATATCTCCCCCTTCGCGTGGGAGGACGACATGACCGCGCTCGCCGCGCGCAATGACGTGGACGTGGTGGTGGAACTGGTCGGCGGGGCGGACGGCCCGGCGCTTGCCCTCTCGCGCGCGGCGCTGAAGGGCGGCAAGGGCCTCGTCACCGCGAACAAGGCGATGGTGGCGCATCACGGCCTTGCACTGGCCGAAGCGGCCGAGGCGGCGGGCGTCGCGCTGAAATTCGAGGCGGCGGTCGCGGGCGGCATCCCGGTGGTGAAGGGCATCCGCGAGGGCACCTCCGCCAACGCGCTGACCAAGGTCTACGGCATCCTCAACGGGACCTGCAATTACATCCTGTCGGAAATGGAAGAGACCGGCGCGGATTTTGCCGAAACGCTGATCGAGGCGCAGAAGCTGGGCTATGCCGAGGCCGATCCCTCCTTCGACATCGACGGGATCGACGCCGCGCACAAGCTCGCGATCCTAGCCGCGATCGGTTTCGGCGCGCGGATCGATTTCGATGCGGTCAGGGTCAACGGCATCCGCCAGGTCCGCGCCGCCGATATCGCGCAGGCCGATGCGCTGGGCTTCGTCATCCGCCTGATCGGGGAGGCCGACGTGGAGGAAGGCGAAGGCGGCCCCTGCCTGCTGCAGCGCGTGCGCCCCTGCCTCGTCGCCAAGAACCACCCGCTCGCCCCTGTCGACGGGCCGACCAATGCGGTTGTGGCGGAAGGCAATTTCTCCGGCCGGCTGCTGTTCCAAGGCGCGGGCGCGGGGGATGGGCCGACGGCCTCGGCCGTCGTGGCCGACCTCATCGACATTGCAAGGAGCGAGGTTTCCGCGCCTTTCTCGATCCCCGTCGCGCGCCTCGCCGCACTCCCTCCGGCCGAGCCCGGCCACCGCACCGAGCGCACCTATATCCGCTTCACCGTCAACGATCGCCCCGGCGTGCTTGCCGAGATCACCGCGGCGATGCGCGATGCGGACGTCTCGATCGAAAGCCTGATCCAGCACGGCAGATCGCGCGAGGGCGGCGAGGTGCTGGTCGCGATGGTGACGCATGAAGGGCCGGAACGCTGCGTTACCCGCGCGCTCGAACTGCTCGAAGGCTCGGACAGCCTGACCGACCCGCCGCTGGTGCTGCCGATCCTTTCCTGA
- the glpX gene encoding class II fructose-bisphosphatase, with product MLAAKSRNVDSAMERVLVLEMVRVTEAAAVAAAQLVGRGDEKAADAAAVEAMRRAFDDLYIDGRVVIGEGERDEAPMLYIGEKVGGAPGKGPKIDIALDPLEGTTITAKAGPNALAVLAAAEEGCLLNAPDVYMDKLAVGPGYPDGVIDLAKSPTENVKAVAAAKGVEPSEIIVCVLDRPRHAELIAELRSLGCGVVLIGDGDVAGVIAVTDQDTTIDMYMGQGGAPEGVLAAAALRCVGGQFNGRLVFRNEDEKARARKWGITELDRIYRLEDLAKGDCIFAATGVTDGSLLEGVKKRKKATGATIMTTQSVVMRASSGTVRWIRGEHRISEHRPAPRD from the coding sequence ATGCTGGCGGCAAAATCCAGGAATGTCGATTCCGCGATGGAGCGCGTGCTGGTTCTCGAAATGGTCCGCGTGACCGAAGCCGCCGCGGTCGCCGCCGCGCAGCTCGTCGGGCGGGGCGATGAAAAGGCCGCCGATGCCGCTGCGGTCGAAGCGATGCGCCGCGCCTTCGACGACCTCTACATCGACGGCAGGGTGGTGATCGGCGAAGGCGAGCGCGACGAGGCCCCGATGCTCTATATCGGCGAAAAGGTCGGCGGTGCGCCGGGCAAGGGGCCGAAGATCGACATTGCATTGGACCCGCTCGAAGGCACGACCATCACCGCCAAGGCCGGGCCGAACGCGCTCGCCGTGCTGGCGGCGGCGGAGGAAGGCTGCCTGCTCAACGCGCCCGACGTCTACATGGACAAGCTCGCGGTCGGCCCCGGCTATCCCGACGGCGTGATCGACCTTGCGAAAAGCCCGACCGAGAACGTCAAGGCCGTGGCCGCGGCGAAGGGCGTCGAACCCAGCGAGATCATCGTCTGCGTGCTCGACCGCCCGCGCCATGCCGAACTGATCGCCGAACTGCGCTCGCTCGGCTGCGGGGTGGTGCTGATCGGCGACGGGGACGTCGCGGGCGTCATCGCGGTGACCGACCAGGACACGACGATCGACATGTATATGGGCCAGGGCGGCGCGCCCGAGGGCGTGCTCGCCGCGGCGGCGCTGCGCTGTGTAGGCGGGCAGTTCAACGGTCGGCTCGTCTTCAGGAACGAGGACGAGAAGGCCCGCGCGAGGAAATGGGGCATCACCGAACTCGACCGGATCTACAGGTTGGAAGACCTTGCCAAGGGAGACTGCATCTTCGCTGCGACCGGCGTCACCGACGGCTCGCTGCTCGAAGGGGTGAAGAAACGCAAGAAGGCGACTGGTGCGACGATCATGACCACCCAGAGCGTGGTGATGCGCGCGTCGTCCGGCACGGTGCGCTGGATCAGGGGCGAACACCGGATTTCCGAGCACCGCCCCGCCCCGCGCGACTGA
- a CDS encoding DUF6544 family protein, producing the protein MKAALPDAVTALAERLGARALTGGQESGRAVFRQSGTLRGLGAKRWMRFSGRQWMAISATGFRWRARVGPLGLIEVEDALIDGEPTGRVRALGLVPVARAGRSRELLQGQLQRYLAELAWNPDALLSNRALDWEVKDETTLAVSARIGGVEAGVVLSLGEDGLPARTFAMRQARESGGYVLRPWHGQFSDYRAVAGRMIPHAGRVAWECDGHRFEVWRGRIEDWRIAQDRRGRG; encoded by the coding sequence ATGAAGGCCGCGCTCCCCGACGCGGTAACGGCGCTGGCTGAGCGGCTCGGCGCGCGCGCGCTGACCGGTGGGCAGGAAAGCGGGCGGGCCGTCTTCCGCCAGTCGGGAACGCTGCGCGGGCTGGGCGCGAAACGCTGGATGCGCTTTTCCGGCCGGCAATGGATGGCGATCAGCGCGACCGGTTTCCGCTGGCGCGCGCGGGTTGGCCCGCTGGGCCTGATCGAGGTCGAGGACGCGCTGATCGATGGCGAGCCGACCGGGCGGGTGAGAGCGCTCGGCCTTGTCCCGGTGGCGCGTGCCGGGCGCTCGCGTGAATTGCTGCAGGGCCAGTTGCAGCGTTATCTCGCCGAGCTTGCGTGGAACCCCGATGCGCTCCTGTCCAATCGGGCTCTCGACTGGGAGGTGAAGGACGAGACCACGCTTGCGGTATCCGCCCGGATCGGCGGGGTCGAGGCGGGGGTGGTGCTGTCTCTCGGCGAGGACGGGCTTCCCGCGCGCACGTTCGCGATGCGCCAGGCGCGCGAGAGCGGGGGCTATGTGCTGCGCCCCTGGCACGGCCAATTCTCCGATTACCGCGCCGTGGCGGGCCGCATGATCCCGCATGCAGGCCGGGTTGCATGGGAATGCGACGGGCACCGTTTCGAAGTGTGGCGGGGCCGGATCGAGGATTGGCGGATCGCGCAGGACAGGCGCGGGCGCGGCTGA
- a CDS encoding ribose-phosphate pyrophosphokinase — translation MKIMSGNSNLPLARAIAAYLEMPLTDASVRRFADEEVFVEIHENVRGEDVFIVQPTSFPANDNLMELLICIDALRRASAKRITAVVPYFGYARQDRKPGPRTPISAKLVANLITQAGADRVLAVDLHAGQIQGFFDIPTDNLYAAPVMAADIQARYGDQDLMVVSPDVGGVVRARALAKRLDNAPLAIVDKRRDRPGESEVMNIIGEVKDRHCVLIDDIIDSGGTLCNAAEALLENGARSVAAYITHGVLSGGAVARIDGSKLKELVISDSIRPTEAAENSSKIRILTIAPLVGEAIRRIADESSVSSLFD, via the coding sequence ATGAAGATCATGTCGGGCAATTCGAACCTGCCGCTCGCCCGGGCAATTGCCGCCTATCTCGAAATGCCGCTGACCGATGCGAGCGTGCGGCGTTTCGCCGACGAGGAAGTCTTCGTCGAGATCCACGAGAACGTGCGCGGCGAGGACGTCTTCATCGTCCAGCCGACGAGCTTTCCGGCGAACGACAACCTCATGGAGCTGTTGATCTGCATCGACGCGCTGCGCCGCGCCTCGGCCAAGCGGATCACCGCGGTCGTGCCCTATTTCGGCTATGCAAGGCAGGACCGCAAGCCCGGGCCGAGGACGCCGATCTCGGCCAAGCTGGTGGCGAATCTGATCACGCAGGCAGGCGCCGACCGGGTGCTGGCGGTGGACCTCCACGCCGGGCAGATCCAGGGCTTCTTCGACATCCCGACCGACAATCTCTATGCCGCCCCCGTCATGGCGGCCGACATCCAGGCGCGCTATGGCGACCAGGACTTGATGGTGGTCAGCCCCGATGTCGGCGGCGTGGTGCGCGCCCGCGCTCTGGCCAAACGGCTCGACAATGCCCCGCTCGCGATCGTCGACAAGCGCCGCGACCGCCCGGGCGAGAGCGAGGTCATGAACATCATCGGCGAGGTCAAGGACAGGCACTGCGTGCTGATCGACGACATCATCGATTCGGGCGGAACGCTGTGCAATGCGGCCGAGGCGCTGCTGGAAAACGGCGCGAGATCGGTCGCGGCCTACATCACTCACGGCGTGCTGTCAGGCGGCGCGGTGGCGCGGATCGACGGATCGAAGCTGAAAGAGCTGGTGATCTCGGATTCGATCCGCCCGACGGAGGCGGCGGAGAATTCCTCTAAGATCCGCATCCTCACCATCGCCCCGCTGGTGGGCGAGGCGATCCGGCGGATCGCGGACGAAAGCAGCGTGTCGAGCCTGTTCGACTGA